From the Armatimonadota bacterium genome, the window TGGTAGGCAGGGCACCAGAGGCAGAAACACAAGCTGCAGCCGCACCTGTTGGGGGCGGGATGATGGCGCAGATCAAGGCGGATATGGCGCAGATTAGCGTGGGGATGGATGTAGACGAGGAAGACGTGGAAAGCGCCGCCCGTGTGGCGGAAGAAGCGCCCATCGTGCGCATTGCCAATACCATCATCCAGCAGGCGGTGAAAGAACGCGCCTCCGATATCCACGTGGAACCCCAGGAGCGCGGCGTGCGCATCCGCTACCGCATTGACGGCGTGTTGCACGAGATTATGACCCTGCCCAAGTACATTCAGGCTCCGCTCATCTCCCGCTACAAGATTATGGCGGAGATGAACATCGCGGAGCGACGCCTCCCGCAAGATGGACGTATCCCCATCCGTGTGGAAGGCAAAGACTACGACCTGCGTGTGTCTTCTATCCCCGTTCACCTGAGCTCCGGCATGGGTGAAAAAATCGTAATGCGTATCCTGGATAAGACCAGCATCCTTATCGGTCTGGAGAAGCTGGGGTTCACCCCGGAGGTGCAGGCGCAGCTGGAAGAGCTGGTCATCCAGCCGAACGGTATGGTGCTGTCCACCGGTCCTACAGGTTCTGGAAAGACCACTACCCAGTACTCCGTGCTTCACAAGCTCAACTCGATAGAGAAGAACATCATCACCATCGAGGACCCGGTGGAGTACCAGCTGCCAGGCATCAGCCAGGTGCAGGTGAACCGTAAAGCGGGCTTGACGTTTGCTAACGCTCTGCGCTCCTTCCTGCGCCAGGACCCGGATATCATCATGGTCGGTGAGATGCGCGACCTGGAGACCGCCGAAATCGCGATTGAGGCATCTCTGACCGGACACCTCGTGTTGACTACTCTGCACACCAACGACGCACCCTCTGCGGTGATCCGTATGGTGGATATGGGCGTAGAGCCTTACCTGATTTCGGCAACTGTGATTGGCGTTCTGGCACAGCGGCTGGCACGCCGTCTCTGCCCGCACTGCAAGGAGCCGTACGAGGTGCCTGCCGCCGAACTACGCCGATTCGGCTTCCGACCGGAACACCCCGACCAGATGGTCACCCTGTGGCGCGGGCGAGGGTGTGAGGCGTGCCGATACACAGGGTTCCGCGGGCGTATCGGCATCTTTGAACTGATGCGTGTGAACGACGAAATCGCCGAGCTCATCGTCCGGCGTGCGCCGCTGGCGGACATCCGCGACGCCGCAAAGGCGAACGGGATGCACGAGCTGCGCGAAGACGGTTTGCTGAAGGTGCTGGAAGGCGTTACCACGCCGGACGAGGTAATGCGCGTGGTCTTCACCGCAGGACACTAAACCTATACTCAGGGAGGCAGTAGTTTCCGTGGAACAGACGACGCAGTTCGATATCGAACCAACCATTGGACAACAGCCGGGTGCTACCTCTGCGGCAACGGTGGTGCGCCCGCGCAGCCTGGAGGATGCTCACATCGACGACCTGCTGCGCATCGTTGTCGAGAAGGGAGCATCGGACCTGCACCTGTGCGCAGGCGTCCCACCCGTCATCCGCGTGGACGGCAGGTTGATACCTACCAACTATGAAAAGGCGACGCCGCAGGATACCCAGCGGCTGATGTATGATATCCTGACCGACGAACAAATCCAGCGGTTCGAGAGCACCCTCGAGCTGGACTTCTCGTATTCACTGGGCAAGATGGCGCGCTTCCGCGTGAATGTATATCGCGATAGGGGTGCAGTGGCAGCGGCGTTCCGTCTCATCCCCACCCGCATCCCCACTATCCGCGAGCTCAACCTGCCGCCGGTGCTGGAGGAGCTCACCCGCCTGCCTCGTGGGTTGATTATTGTTACCGGACCTACCGGCTCGGGAAAATCCACCACGCAGGCGGCGATGATTAACCAGATTAATATGGAGCGGAGTGTGCACATCGTCACTATCGAAGACCCGATCGAATACCTGCACACACACCGCTTCAGCATCATCAACCAGCGCGAGCTGGGACAGGATACCAAATCGTTCCACAACGCGCTGCGGGCGGTTCTGCGCGAAGACCCCGATGTGATTCTCGTCGGCGAGATGCGCGACCCGGAGACCATCGCCCTCGCCATCACCGCAGCCGAGACCGGACACCTAGTGCTGGCAACATTGCACACCAACAGTGCTGCTACCACGATTGACCGTATCGTAGACGTGTTCCCGCCCGGACAACAGGAGCAAATCCGCATCCAGTTGTCCAATAGCATCCAGGCAGTTATCTGTCAGCAGCTGCTTCCGCGCGCGGGACAGCCGGGGCGCGTGCCGGCGGTAGAGGTGATGATTGCCACCCCGGCGATTCGCAACCTGATTCGCGAAAACAAGGCGCACCAGATTACCTCGGTCATCCAGACCAGCGCGAACGTGGGGATGCAGACCATGGACCAGTCCTTGCGCGACCTGTACATGAAGGGCTGGATTACGCTGGAGGAGGCGCTGTCGCGGGCGATGAACCCCGAAGAGCTGAAGAAGATGATTACGCCTACAGCCGTGACCGAGGGCACAGTGGTTGCGCGTGGGCGATAGATTCGAGCGGAATTGTAGCCGCAGGCTTTAGCCTGTGCTTTGAACGGATTGCAGCAGTAGGCTTTCGCCTGCACCGCTGCAGAGGAGGGATGAACGATGCCAACTTTTGCGTACACCTTCCGCGACTCGATGGGTACGGTGCGTTCGGGCACCTCGGAGGCGGAAAGCGCGGAAATCCTGCGCAAGCGACTGCAGGAGCAGGGCTTTACCGTTACCGAGGTACGCCAGATTCGTGCACAACGCCCTGGTGGCGGTTGGGGACGGGTGAAGCTTAGCGACCTGGCGATTTTCTGCCGCCAGTTCTCCACCATGCAGGATGCTGGGGTGTCCATCGTGCGCAGTCT encodes:
- a CDS encoding type II secretion system protein E, which encodes MATVRKSLGEYLVERGYITREQLEQAQKIQRSSGGDLGRILVDNQWATPAQIAEARAQELGVPFVDLNTFTIDPSAVNVVPERIARQHKVVPILKDGNVLTVAMADVNNVLAFDDLRLVSRCTIRPALAAADAIEDAINRAYQSVVGRAPEAETQAAAAPVGGGMMAQIKADMAQISVGMDVDEEDVESAARVAEEAPIVRIANTIIQQAVKERASDIHVEPQERGVRIRYRIDGVLHEIMTLPKYIQAPLISRYKIMAEMNIAERRLPQDGRIPIRVEGKDYDLRVSSIPVHLSSGMGEKIVMRILDKTSILIGLEKLGFTPEVQAQLEELVIQPNGMVLSTGPTGSGKTTTQYSVLHKLNSIEKNIITIEDPVEYQLPGISQVQVNRKAGLTFANALRSFLRQDPDIIMVGEMRDLETAEIAIEASLTGHLVLTTLHTNDAPSAVIRMVDMGVEPYLISATVIGVLAQRLARRLCPHCKEPYEVPAAELRRFGFRPEHPDQMVTLWRGRGCEACRYTGFRGRIGIFELMRVNDEIAELIVRRAPLADIRDAAKANGMHELREDGLLKVLEGVTTPDEVMRVVFTAGH
- a CDS encoding twitching motility protein PilT, with product MEQTTQFDIEPTIGQQPGATSAATVVRPRSLEDAHIDDLLRIVVEKGASDLHLCAGVPPVIRVDGRLIPTNYEKATPQDTQRLMYDILTDEQIQRFESTLELDFSYSLGKMARFRVNVYRDRGAVAAAFRLIPTRIPTIRELNLPPVLEELTRLPRGLIIVTGPTGSGKSTTQAAMINQINMERSVHIVTIEDPIEYLHTHRFSIINQRELGQDTKSFHNALRAVLREDPDVILVGEMRDPETIALAITAAETGHLVLATLHTNSAATTIDRIVDVFPPGQQEQIRIQLSNSIQAVICQQLLPRAGQPGRVPAVEVMIATPAIRNLIRENKAHQITSVIQTSANVGMQTMDQSLRDLYMKGWITLEEALSRAMNPEELKKMITPTAVTEGTVVARGR